A single Bosea sp. PAMC 26642 DNA region contains:
- the ndk gene encoding nucleoside-diphosphate kinase, producing MAVQRTFSILKPDATRRNLTGAVNAVIEKAGLRIVAQKRIHLTKAQAETFYAVHSERPFFGELVTFMTSGPVVVQVLEGENAIAAYRDVMGATNPANAAEGTIRKLFAESVGENTAHGSDAPEAAAIEIAQFFAGNEIVG from the coding sequence ATGGCTGTCCAGCGTACCTTTTCCATTCTCAAGCCCGACGCGACCCGGCGCAACCTGACGGGCGCGGTCAATGCGGTCATCGAGAAGGCCGGCCTGCGCATCGTTGCGCAGAAGCGCATCCACTTGACCAAGGCCCAGGCCGAAACCTTCTACGCGGTCCATTCCGAGCGCCCGTTCTTCGGCGAACTGGTGACGTTCATGACCTCGGGCCCCGTCGTCGTGCAGGTTCTCGAAGGCGAGAACGCCATCGCCGCCTATCGCGACGTCATGGGCGCGACCAACCCGGCCAATGCCGCCGAGGGCACGATCCGCAAGCTCTTCGCCGAGTCCGTCGGTGAAAACACGGCGCATGGCTCCGATGCTCCGGAAGCCGCCGCGATCGAGATCGCCCAGTTCTTCGCCGGCAACGAGATCGTCGGCTGA
- a CDS encoding MipA/OmpV family protein: MRCVAFVAGLSACLVVGSSNFASAQTGDYSTLTSTEPVQNWNLKLGAGLRYQPDYLGSDDYMFRPRPIISIGRGVKSTWWSAEDDAISIGFFTGQGWRVGFSGNLLWERKASTNAALVTVPNVKFGAEAGGFVEFYPTSWLRARADLRRGFVAHDGLVADFKLDAFTRIADAWSFGIGPRMTVTSADYVRTYFGSIPGLAGTGGLLQRFNSGVLSYGALAQATYNWSERLSTTAYVEYKHLVGDAARAPIVKTFGSRDSITLGISASYSFDLGF, translated from the coding sequence ATGCGTTGCGTTGCGTTCGTCGCGGGCCTGTCCGCCTGCCTTGTCGTCGGATCGTCGAATTTTGCTTCGGCGCAGACCGGCGACTATTCCACCCTCACCTCTACCGAACCGGTGCAGAACTGGAATCTGAAGCTCGGCGCCGGCCTGCGCTACCAGCCGGATTACCTCGGCTCGGACGACTATATGTTCAGGCCGAGGCCGATCATCTCGATCGGCCGGGGCGTGAAGAGCACATGGTGGTCGGCCGAGGACGACGCGATCTCGATCGGGTTCTTTACCGGCCAGGGCTGGCGCGTCGGCTTTTCGGGCAATCTGCTCTGGGAGCGCAAGGCCAGCACCAATGCCGCTCTCGTTACGGTTCCGAACGTCAAATTCGGAGCCGAGGCCGGCGGTTTCGTCGAATTCTATCCGACCTCGTGGCTGCGCGCGCGCGCCGATCTTCGCCGTGGGTTCGTCGCCCATGACGGACTCGTGGCCGATTTCAAGCTCGACGCCTTCACCCGGATCGCAGATGCATGGTCGTTCGGAATCGGCCCGCGCATGACCGTCACCAGCGCAGATTATGTCCGGACCTATTTCGGCAGCATTCCCGGACTCGCCGGCACGGGTGGGTTGCTGCAGCGCTTCAATTCGGGCGTGCTGTCCTATGGAGCGCTGGCGCAGGCGACCTATAACTGGAGCGAGCGCCTCTCGACGACGGCCTATGTCGAATACAAGCACCTCGTCGGCGATGCCGCGCGGGCCCCTATCGTCAAGACCTTCGGCTCGCGCGATTCGATCACGCTGGGCATCTCGGCGAGCTACTCCTTCGACCTCGGCTTCTGA
- a CDS encoding molybdopterin-containing oxidoreductase family protein: MTELPRIAHLPSVCPHDCPSACSLEVEVIDGRSIGRVRGSKRQSYTDGVICAKVARYSERMHHPDRLLHPLRRSGPKGSGQFERITWDEALDEIARRFLAIEAEHGADAVWPYYYAGTMGLVMRDGINRLRHAKRYSGQYSTICTTMAWTGFIAGTGRLAGPDPREMAKSDCVVIWGTNAVHTQVNVMHHAIKARKTRGAKIVAIDIYHNATLAQADLALVLRPGTDAALACAVMHILFRDGHADRDYLASHTDAPGELEEHLTSRTPEWAAAITGLDVAQIEEFAALVGTRKKSFFRLGYGFARQRNGAVSMHAALCVPTVTGAWRHEGGGAFHSNSGIYNWRKSLIEGLDVADRTVRQLDQSQIGRVLTGDAEALRQGGPVKALLIQNTNPVSVAPEQELVKQGFARDDLFTVVHEQFMTETAAMADIVLPATQFMEHDDLYQGGGHQHIMWGGKLVEPAGECRSNHDLICALAGRLGAQHRGFMMNPREIIDWTLRESGHGTLDELIANDFHDVQPDFAKAHYLDGFGYRDRKFRFKPDWPKVPNANDGPVGPYARMPSLPDYWDVLEGADTQHPFRLATSPARSFLNSTFTETPGSQKKEGRPTLMLHPTDAARLGVAAGDEIIVGNRRGSVHLHAVLFDGVVPGVVIAESIWPNAAHRHGRGINTITGADAVAPFGGAAFHDNKVWIRKA, from the coding sequence ATGACGGAATTGCCACGCATCGCGCACCTCCCCTCGGTTTGCCCGCATGACTGCCCGTCCGCCTGTTCGCTGGAGGTCGAGGTCATCGACGGCCGCAGCATCGGCCGGGTCCGCGGCTCCAAGCGACAGAGCTACACCGACGGCGTGATCTGCGCCAAGGTCGCGCGCTATTCCGAGCGGATGCACCATCCCGACCGCCTGCTGCATCCGCTGCGGCGCAGCGGGCCGAAGGGGTCGGGCCAGTTCGAGCGCATCACTTGGGACGAGGCGCTGGACGAGATCGCGCGGCGTTTCCTTGCCATCGAGGCCGAGCACGGGGCGGACGCCGTCTGGCCCTACTACTATGCCGGCACGATGGGGCTGGTGATGCGCGACGGCATCAACCGCCTGCGCCATGCCAAGCGCTATTCCGGCCAGTATTCGACGATCTGCACCACCATGGCCTGGACCGGCTTCATCGCCGGTACGGGGCGCCTCGCCGGTCCCGACCCTCGCGAAATGGCGAAATCCGATTGCGTCGTGATCTGGGGTACGAATGCCGTGCACACCCAGGTCAACGTGATGCATCACGCGATCAAGGCCCGGAAGACGCGCGGTGCCAAGATCGTCGCGATCGACATCTATCACAACGCGACGCTGGCCCAGGCCGATCTGGCGCTCGTGCTGCGCCCCGGCACCGATGCGGCGCTCGCCTGCGCCGTCATGCACATCCTCTTCCGCGACGGCCACGCCGACCGCGACTATCTTGCCAGCCATACCGATGCGCCCGGCGAACTCGAAGAGCATCTGACAAGCCGAACGCCGGAATGGGCCGCCGCTATCACCGGGCTCGACGTCGCGCAGATCGAGGAATTCGCGGCGCTGGTCGGCACCCGCAAGAAGAGCTTCTTTCGTCTAGGTTATGGCTTCGCCCGCCAGCGCAACGGCGCGGTCTCGATGCATGCGGCGCTGTGCGTGCCGACCGTCACCGGCGCCTGGCGGCATGAGGGCGGCGGTGCCTTCCACAGCAACAGCGGCATCTACAACTGGCGCAAGAGCCTGATCGAGGGCCTGGATGTCGCCGATCGCACGGTGCGCCAGCTCGATCAGTCGCAGATCGGCCGCGTCCTGACCGGCGATGCCGAGGCCTTGCGACAAGGCGGTCCCGTCAAGGCGCTCCTCATCCAGAACACCAATCCGGTCTCGGTCGCGCCCGAGCAGGAGCTTGTCAAGCAGGGCTTCGCCCGCGACGACCTGTTCACCGTCGTCCACGAGCAGTTCATGACCGAGACGGCAGCGATGGCCGACATCGTGCTACCGGCGACCCAGTTCATGGAGCATGACGACCTTTACCAGGGCGGTGGCCACCAGCACATCATGTGGGGCGGCAAGCTGGTCGAGCCGGCCGGCGAATGCCGTTCGAACCATGATCTGATCTGCGCGCTGGCCGGACGGCTGGGTGCGCAGCATCGCGGCTTCATGATGAACCCCCGCGAGATCATCGACTGGACGTTGCGCGAGAGCGGGCACGGCACGCTCGACGAGCTGATCGCCAATGATTTCCACGACGTGCAGCCGGATTTCGCCAAGGCGCATTACCTCGACGGCTTCGGCTATCGCGACCGGAAGTTCCGCTTCAAGCCGGACTGGCCGAAGGTCCCCAACGCCAATGACGGCCCGGTCGGCCCCTATGCGCGGATGCCGTCTCTGCCCGACTATTGGGACGTGCTGGAAGGTGCCGATACGCAGCACCCGTTCCGTCTGGCGACGAGCCCGGCCCGCAGCTTTCTGAACTCGACTTTCACCGAAACGCCCGGCTCGCAAAAGAAGGAGGGCCGGCCGACGCTGATGCTTCATCCGACCGATGCGGCGCGACTTGGTGTCGCGGCCGGCGACGAGATCATCGTCGGCAATCGGCGCGGCAGCGTCCATCTTCATGCCGTTCTGTTCGACGGCGTGGTGCCCGGCGTCGTCATCGCCGAGTCGATCTGGCCGAATGCGGCCCACAGACACGGGCGCGGCATCAATACGATCACCGGCGCCGACGCCGTCGCGCCGTTCGGCGGCGCGGCTTTCCACGACAATAAGGTCTGGATCAGGAAAGCGTGA